GCGGCGCTTCGATGCCTACGGCGACTGGCTGTCGTGGCTGGATGCGCACACCGGCGAGGGCAGCGCCTGGCGCGGCCGCTACGGCATCGCGCTGGCGCTGCTGCCGGCCGTGCTACTGGTGGGCCTGCTGCAGTGGTTGGTCAGTGCGCCGCACCTGGGCCTGCTGGCCTTGCTGTTCGGGGTGCTGGTGCTGGCCTTCAGCTGGGGGCCGCGCGACCTGGATACCGACGTGGAAGCGGTGATCGAGGCCGACGACGTCGCCGCGCGGCGCATCGCGATCGCGCAGCTGCAGGCCGACGGCGGGCCGCTGCGCGAGGATCCGGCCGGGCTGGTCGAGGCGGTGGCGGTCAGCGCGCTGCGGCGCTGGTTCGCGGTGCTGTTCTGGTTCCTGCTGCTGGGGCCGGTCGGCGCGCTCGGCTACCGCCTGCTGGCGCTGGCCGCGGTCGGGCCGTACGCGCCGCGGCTGCCGCTGACCACCGCGCTCGGCGCGCGCACCGCACTGGCGGCGATGGAATGGCCGGTGGCGCAGCTGATGACCTTTTCGCTGGCGCTGGTCGGCAACTTCGAGACCGTGTTCGGCGCCTGGCGCGCGGCCGGCGGCAACCGCTGGCAACTGGACAGCGGCTTCCTGGGCCCGGTGGCCTGCGCCAGCGTGCGCGGCGAGCTGGACGAGGAGGCGCACGACTACAGCGATGCCGGCATGGCGGTGCCGATGCTGCGGCGCCTGCCGGAACTGCGGGATGCGATGAGCCAGATCTGGCGGGTGCTGCTGTTGTGGCTGGTGCTGCTGGCGTTGCTGGTGATCGCCGGCTGGGTCAGTTAGCCCGGCGCGAGCAGGGTGAACGGGAACCACGGCAGGTTGCGCGCGATCCAGTAGCCGGGCAGCGCCAGCAGCCAGAAATTCGGTCGCGATACCACGGCGACCACCGGCGCGAACCATGCCGCACGCCAGCCGGCCTTCCATGCGATCAGTCCCGGCAGCAGGGCCAGGCCCAGCATCGCCCCGGGATTCATCGCGAAGGCGCCGAGCGGATCCAGATGCACCAGTGCGTGCAAGGCGCGGGTCATGCCGCAGCCGGGGCAGTAGTAACCGGTGAGCGCATGGAACAGGCACGGCGCGAACGGATTGTCCGCGGCGTTGGGATCGAACCGGTACAGCATGGTGGCGCCGGCCGCCGCGATGGCGGCGCCGGCGCCAAGGCACGCCCGTTGTTGCCAGGCGCGCATGCCGGTCAGCTCATCTGCTGCATCTGGTTCACGTAGTCCATGTAGCCCTGCATGCCGCCGGTGGCGACCATGCCGACGTTGATCAGCAGGCCGATGATGGCCAGCGCGGTGGTCACCCAGCACCAGGTCTTGGCGTTGTTGGAGGCGCGCCGTGCGCCGTCCAGGTCGCCCTGGTTGAGCAGCCCGTTG
This sequence is a window from Xanthomonas sp. CFBP 8443. Protein-coding genes within it:
- a CDS encoding DUF2752 domain-containing protein, whose protein sequence is MRAWQQRACLGAGAAIAAAGATMLYRFDPNAADNPFAPCLFHALTGYYCPGCGMTRALHALVHLDPLGAFAMNPGAMLGLALLPGLIAWKAGWRAAWFAPVVAVVSRPNFWLLALPGYWIARNLPWFPFTLLAPG
- a CDS encoding CD225/dispanin family protein — protein: MSTVSPVTPPPAPAPGAIPNHLAWAIIATVLGFCLCCPSIIPGIVAIVFSSKVNGLLNQGDLDGARRASNNAKTWCWVTTALAIIGLLINVGMVATGGMQGYMDYVNQMQQMS